Sequence from the Nitrosopumilus maritimus SCM1 genome:
AACAGAAGGTGGTAGAGGTGGCATAGAACAAATTACTAAAGGAGACAAAGCACAAAACAGCGCACAAGAGATTGCAAAAAAGGCATCGAAATTATTATCAGCAAAACCTGCAAAAGAAGAAAAAGCCACCGTGGTTATGAATCCAGATTTTGTTTCATTACTCACACACGAAATATTGGGTCACCCATCAGAGGCAGACAGAGTTTTAGGAAAAGAGATGGCATGGGCAGGAGGAGCATGGTGGAAAGGAAAAATTGGAGAAAAAATTGGTTCTGAGCATCTAAATGTCTTTGATGATCCTACAATTGAAGAGAGTTTAGGATGGTATCTTTTTGATGATGAGGGAGTTCAAACAAAAAAGACAACTCTAGTAGAAGAAGGAGTTTTGAAGAATCATATGCAAAATAGAGAGACAGGGAAAATTTTCAATGAAGAACCCACTGGAAATATGAGGGCAACAAACTATCGATTCATGCCATTGATTCGAATGGCATGCACATGTATTGAAAATGGAGACTGGGATGTAGATGAAATGATTAAAGAAGTAAAAAACGGATATTTGATTTCAAACATGAAGATTCCATCAATTGATATGAAGAGATACAATTGGAGCATATCTTGTCAATATGCACAAAAAATTGAGAATGGAGAAGTGACTGACTTGCTTAGAGATGTCATTGTTATGGGAACTGCGCCAGAATTTTTCCAATCAATTGACGCATGTGGAAATGACTTTACAGTAAGACCAATTACAAATTGTGGAAAAGGAGATCCGATGCAGTCAATGATCATGGGAAATGGAGGACCTTCTATTAGAGGGGTTGCAACAGTAAAGAGTGTGAACTAGATGAACCAGTTAGAGACAATAAAACAGAATGTGATTAAATGTACAAAATGTGATTTGTATAAAACAAGAACAAATTCAGTTCCAGGTAAAGGTAATTTTCAATCAGACGTGATATTTGTTGGGGAGGCACCTGGAAGAAACGAGGATAAGAATGGAGAGCCATTTGTAGGTGCAGCAGGAAAGAAACTTTCTGCAGCATTAGAAGGGGCAGGAGTTTCTAGAGAGGATGTATACATTACCAATGTTGTAAAATGTAGACCTCCAAACAACAGAGTACCAAATACGAACGAAAGAGACACGTGTAAAGAGTATCTAAAAAATGAAATTTTAATAATCAAACCAAAAATTATTTGTGTTTTAGGAAATACAGCATTTAATTCAGTTCTAGGCGGTTCAGAGATTACAAAATTCAGAGGAAAATTAGTGAGAAAAGATAACCAATTGTATTTTTTGACAATTCATCCTGCTGCAACAATATACAATCAAGAATTAATCTCCACATTAAATGAAGATATTAAAAAACTCTTTAATTTAATCACAGAGTTAAAAAACAACAAAATAGTTTCAATTGATATTGAATACACTTCCTAGAAAATTTTATCTTCAAGACACAGTAACTGTTGCAAAAAATTTGTTAGGTAAAAAAATAATCAGAAAAATAGGAAGGAATGAAATTTCAGGAATAATCACAGAGACAGAAGCTTACAAACACAAAGACGATCCTGCAAGTCACGCATATAGAAAAATTACAGATAGAAACAAGGCAATGTTTGGCGATGTGGGAATTGCTTACGTGTATTTCACATATGGGATGTATTACTGTTTTAATGTAGTAGCTAGAAACCCAAAAGTTGCAGCAGGAGCAGTATTGATTCGAGCAATTGAACCAGAAAAAGGAATTAAAAGAATGCAAGAAAATCGGAATAAAAAAGATTTGAAAAATCTTACAAACGGACCTGCAAAATTAACTCAAGCATTAGAAATCACTAAAGAACAATACGGCGTAGATTTGACTAAAGATTCAAAATTATACATTACCAAAGGAATAGAGGTAAAAAAAATAACTTCATCACCTAGAATAGGAATCAAAGAGGCAACAGACAAGTTATGGAATTTTAAGATAAATATCTAATCTTTGTTGTTTTCATCTAATGTCCAAGGAGCAAATTTACCAAGAATTCTTTGCCAGTCTAATCTCAAAAGTAAAACTACAACTGCAGTCATCATGGCTCCAAAAGCAATAATTCCAATGTAAACAGGAGTTGCATCATCAATGTTTTCAAGGAATGGCTCAACTAAAGACAATCCAAGATAATGAGAAACAAAAACAATGGTATAACTTAGAACAAATTTTCCAGTCAATGTAGCTATAAAGAATCGTTTTGGATTGTATTTTGCAAGTCCTAATGGAACATAGACTAAATCATCAGGAATGGGGGTTGCAGCTGCAAAGAATGCAGCACCTGCACCATATCTTTTTACTAATCTCTCAAAAGGTCTCATTCTTTTTCTAGTTTCTTCTTTGATAATTCTTCGTCCACCATAACTTACATAGAATATGATTTGTTTTGCAACAGTAGCAGTAACTGCAGATAAAATTGCCAAGACATGCAGATCAAATTGATCACCAACAGACATGGTAGCTAACAACAAGAATCCAGGTAAAGGAACAAAGGGAACAAGTGAGCCAAAAAAATTAACTAGTGCTAAGCTAAGATAACCTACTTCAGGTGCAAATGGAAAAAGATCAACAAAATCCACTATTCAGACTGTTTTCACGTATTATTTAATCAAAACTAGATGAGAAAACGTGACATCATTAAAATATCATCTTTTATCAACCTCAATAAATGAAACAAAACGATTGCAGAGACGTATGTGATACAATAGCAACAATTAGCCCATACATTAGATTTGTAGGTGTAATTGGAGAAAGTGGCGAATTGTTGGCATATAAAAGAAGACAAGATTTGGTGCCTTTATTGAATGAGAAAAATACACAGTATCAATTTTCACATATTGCCATAAAGACGGATTTGGAGGGGTTTTTTGATAAAAACCTAGGTGAGATTGAATTTGTATGGGAGGAACGCAAAAAGGTTCAGACCATATCATTTGCAATCAAAAAGCAGAGGGTTTGGATTTCAATTGATAAAAAAGTAATTAGATCAGAGATGCTCAGGATTATTGATGCCTGCCTGCCAATTGTAAAAAAATATTCATAGAAATTGAAATGCCCATATTGTGAGATTGATTTAGACTCACTTAGTATGACAGATGGATTGAAACATGTTTTAGAGCATAAAAAAGAAAATCAAGATTAAGTTTTTTGTATAACTTGAATCATTAAACAATATGGAAGAACCTGATGAAATTCAGAAATTAATTGATGAGATCAGTTTTCGAAAAGCAAATTCCAAGGATTACAAGAATATGAAAGTCGAGGAAATTAGTAAAGAGCTCAAAGATGTGATGGAATTTGAAAGAGAGTCTTTTAAAAAAATTGAAGAATTTGAAAAAACACAGGACAATCCAGATTTAATCCAATATGCCAAGATGATTTGTAAAAACACCACACAAAGAGAGATTACACAGATTCAAGAAGTATATCTAGAAAAAATTGATGAGGAATACATAAAATCAAAATGAGTTTCTAAAAATCATCTTTTACCTGAATCAAAAAACAAATCCATTTCAAGTCTTACAGACAACCTCAAATATCCATCCAAATAATGACTTTTATGAATATCAAAAGAGTAGTCTGGTTTTTTGTTTTTATGGGAATATACTCTTTGATCTTTCAAATCGGTTCAATGTCAGAACCAACAAGAGAAGAAGTAGAAGTATTCATGGAAGAATTTGAAAATGTCACAGAAGACATTGATGCCATAGGATTATTTGTTCACAATACAACACTATCACTTCCAATGTTCATTCCAGGAATTGGTGTAGCATGGGGATTATTTTCAGCTTGGTCAACAGGATATGCATTTGCCAATATAGCTGCAATCACACCAGGGCTTGCAGAAACCCCAGCATTTTCAATTCTATATTATTCCCCTTACGGATTTATGGAAATTGTAGCCTATTCTCTTGGTATTTCAAGAGGTTTTATCCTAATTGTAGGAATCATCAAAAAGAATAATCTCAAGTCGTTGTTAAAACCAACAGGGGCAGAAATTGCCATAGTCATAGGCCTGTTACTAGCAGGAGGATTCTTGGAGCATTATATGATAGAATCAGAAGGAAGTAATCCAGAGATTTCTAAAGAAGATGAACCAGTTACATATTCATCAGAATTACCAAAAGCTTGTGACGGAGTAACCAGTGTAGAGACTCAACTTCATCCTACAGGTGAAGAATGTGTGAAATTGCTTAATGAGCAAATTTTTGTTTATTGTTTGTCTGAAAATAATGAAGATGAATCTATTGCTCAAGGTTGTAGAGCAAAAGCACTAATGCAAATGGATCAAAATTGTAAGGGAAATGAACAATCACCTTACAACACATGTATGATGACAGAATTAAAACAGGCATATCAGAACATGGTTCCTAACCAATAATGATAATTTAGTATCAAATTACTTTCTCGAAATAGCACATTCAGAAAAAATTATCATAATATCTTAATTAAAATCAAAAATGTTATTTGTTTGACTTATGTTGTAGTTATTATGGATTTTACAGCATCTCTACGACTAATCCATGCAAATTTCTTCTTTGTAGATATAGTTGGGCTATCAGATACATCAATGTCGACTAAAACTCAGATAAAAAAAATTGAAACTTTGAATAAATGTATTTCAGACTGCAAATCATTCCAATCAGTTCCAATAGATTCACTACTTCTTTTACCAACAGGAGATGGCTGCTGTATTGGATTTTTGCAAGGACCAGAATTACCATTGTTGCTTGCAATAGAACTACATGAGAAATTAGCACAATACAATAAAGCAAAGATTCCAAGTGAAACAGTTAGGGTAAGAATCGGATTACATAGTGGTAACTGTTTTCTAGTAAATGACTTACTTGGTCAAAGAAACACATGGGGACCAGGAATTATCTATGCAAGAAGAGTTATGGACTTTGGAGATGATGGACATATTCTCCTATCTCCATCACTAGCTGAAGATTTACGTTCGTTATCAGACGAATATAGAGAAGTCATCAAACCAGTTCACGATGTAGTACTAAAACATGGAATGACAATGCTACTTTATTCTGCATATGGTGAAGGATTTGGAAACAAGAAACACCCAGAAAAAGGAGCATCCATGCGAAGTAAGTACGGAGAAGAAATACTTCGATTACAAAAAACAACACTATACCCATCAATTGATTTAGTATTGTCAGTAATAGATCCAGAAAAGATGATAGTAGAACACAAAAGAACATACGAAGTTGTAAACACATCAAATGAACCAATCAAGACAGTATTACATGGAATTGCAACAGATGTAGACATTCCAGACATTAACGACATGAACATTAACGTGTATGATGAAAAAGACAGAGAATGTCCAATCACAAGTATTAATGTGGATAAACCAGATGTCAAAGAGTTTACTACTCAATTTAGTGAGCCAATAACAAAAGAAGACACGGGTAAAAAATACACTTTACAATATGCAGTAGAAGAGCCTGAAAGATATTTTGAGAATGCGTTTTTGATTGATTGTCAGAAATTCAACATGGCATTCAAATACCCTACAGGAAATGGAATCAAGCGACCAGAGTTATTAGAAATTAACCAAGAGACAGAGGCCAAAACTCCATCAAAAATTGTACCAGAGATAAGCACAGAAGGTACTCAGGAAATCATAAAGTGGACGATGGAAGATATTCCTAAAGGGAAAACATACCGTATAGAGTGGTAAATTTACTATAACTTTGAATCATCAATCCACATTTCTTTGTGAATAAAATTTTTTGCGTCAGCATTGTATTCACTAATTATTCCATATCCGCTTTTGTTTCCAGATGCGGCATAATCAAAGTATAGTGCAGTAAAAATTTTTTCTTGTCCATCTGCTGCCTTTTTCCATTTGTCATTTGGAATGAAAAACCAATATTGTTTATCCATTCCAGGAAGCATTGGGCCTAAAGAAAATGATGACATATCTGTTGTCTTTAATTCATCCTTTGAAGGCAATTTTGAAAACAATGCAAATTTTGCAGTAACTCCAGAAGCTGGTAACTCCCCAAAGTTTCTAACAGTTATCGAAAATTGGCAATCGCCATTTATTGAATCATCCATTTTTTTGATAGCGCCAAGATGACCTATCCAAGGACGAAAACGATATTCAGTTTGTATCCTACTTACTTCTACAGTAGATTCGAACTGTTTGACTGTCCTATACAGCAAAACAACAAGTACAATTGTGGCAGCTGCAGTAGCTATAGAACCTATTGCTTCAAAAGAAACTTCGGTCAACATAATTTACAATTCAAAGTAGTATTCAAGAATATCGTTTTGACGTTTGATGAATAATAGAAATCTTGAAATTATTTATCTTCATACAACCAGCATTGGACATAACCAGTCTTGGTTTTAAATTTGGGCGGAAGTTGTTTGCATTTTTCAACTGCCAAGGGACACCTGTCAATAAATCGACATTGCGTTGGTGCGTCAAGCAAACTGGGAGGAATTCCTTTGATGTATGTTGGCTTGTTTCCTTTTAGAGTAGGAATTGACTGTAAAAGTCCTTGAGTGTATGGATGTTTTGGATTTTTGTAAATCTCTTGAGACGAACCAAATTCTACAATCTGTCCGCCATACATAATTCCAATTTTGTCTGCAATCTCAGAAAGCACGGCTAAATCGTGCGTAATTAGCATAAATGACATGCCGGATTTTTTTAGAGATTTTAGTAGATTGATTATTTGTGCTTGAATCAACACATCAAGTGCAGTTGTTGGTTCGTCTGCAATCACAAACTTTGGTTTTAACAACAAAGCCATGGCAATTACAACTCTTTGTTTCATTCCACCGCTAAGTTCGTGAGGATATTTTTTGAGCACATTTACATCAAGATTAACAGAGTTCATTGCATCAGCAATTACCTGTTTTGAATCACCATCAAAATTATGTTGTTTTAAAATTTCAAGAAATTGATCATTGATTGTAAAAACAGGATCAAGAGAATTCATTGCGCCCTGAAAGACCATGGAAATTTTTTTCCATCGAAATGTTTTTTCAAATGTGTTCTCATCAACATCCAAGATTGAATTTTCATCAAAATGGATCTTGCCTTGAGTTTTTCCACCTGCAAGCATCCTAATAATAGACAACCCCAGAGTACTCTTTCCACATGCGCTTTCACCTGCAATTCCTATTGATTCACCATCTTCTAATGTAAAATCAACATCTTCTACAGCATAAACTGGACCTTTTGATGAATCGTATCGTGATGTTAATCCATTAACAGTTAGAAATGCCATGTATTTTTCATATCCAAACTAGAATTTTTGTTTTGTACTAAGGGATATAAACAACTCTGTCAGAATGTAAAAAGCGATTCAAATGAAACTTCCAATATGCGGCTTTGATGCAAAAAATGCAATACTTTGTCCACAATGTGAAAGCAAAGTTGAATCAGGAGAAATAACACAAGCAGATGTTGATGCATCTATAGTTTTAGCAAAAATTGCAAAATCAAATAATGAGATTGAAAACTTTACACTATATTCCTGCAAAGAATTTCAAGGAAATTTTGTACTATCCTTGGCAAAAAATGATATTATGATAATCAGACAGAGTAGAACACTATACAGATTGCTTCAAGATCAATTCAAGGGTAAAATTTGGCTAGTAGAGGCAGATGAGACAGACAAGAGATTCATAGAAGATCTCTTCTTTCCAACCAAGGTTCTTTCAATTAATTCAGTTTGGGCTCCAGGTGGAGTTCAAAAGACAAAAGCAGTGATTTCAGGCAAATGGACGCCTAGATTCCCTATTGACACAGAAAAAGTAGTAGAAATTGTAAGAAATGCCCGAAACCTTGACATTGAGATA
This genomic interval carries:
- a CDS encoding TldD/PmbA family protein, producing the protein MDTQLEEFADYAIKYADDAKVQYCDIRSEEQERVSILIENGETEHVRTINDSGIGIRLVKDGTWSFCSITNPESKEQVRKAIDSSIKNSMHYAKNKKESFSLYPNKSIQKKIDYHTEQKPNLEELIKIGTICNKIISDTPKIIKSIVNPWYTNNSKYFANSEGSKISQNFSDVVIDMVAIAHESGLTQSVNITEGGRGGIEQITKGDKAQNSAQEIAKKASKLLSAKPAKEEKATVVMNPDFVSLLTHEILGHPSEADRVLGKEMAWAGGAWWKGKIGEKIGSEHLNVFDDPTIEESLGWYLFDDEGVQTKKTTLVEEGVLKNHMQNRETGKIFNEEPTGNMRATNYRFMPLIRMACTCIENGDWDVDEMIKEVKNGYLISNMKIPSIDMKRYNWSISCQYAQKIENGEVTDLLRDVIVMGTAPEFFQSIDACGNDFTVRPITNCGKGDPMQSMIMGNGGPSIRGVATVKSVN
- a CDS encoding uracil-DNA glycosylase; translated protein: MNQLETIKQNVIKCTKCDLYKTRTNSVPGKGNFQSDVIFVGEAPGRNEDKNGEPFVGAAGKKLSAALEGAGVSREDVYITNVVKCRPPNNRVPNTNERDTCKEYLKNEILIIKPKIICVLGNTAFNSVLGGSEITKFRGKLVRKDNQLYFLTIHPAATIYNQELISTLNEDIKKLFNLITELKNNKIVSIDIEYTS
- a CDS encoding DNA-3-methyladenine glycosylase encodes the protein MNTLPRKFYLQDTVTVAKNLLGKKIIRKIGRNEISGIITETEAYKHKDDPASHAYRKITDRNKAMFGDVGIAYVYFTYGMYYCFNVVARNPKVAAGAVLIRAIEPEKGIKRMQENRNKKDLKNLTNGPAKLTQALEITKEQYGVDLTKDSKLYITKGIEVKKITSSPRIGIKEATDKLWNFKINI
- a CDS encoding VTT domain-containing protein, whose amino-acid sequence is MDFVDLFPFAPEVGYLSLALVNFFGSLVPFVPLPGFLLLATMSVGDQFDLHVLAILSAVTATVAKQIIFYVSYGGRRIIKEETRKRMRPFERLVKRYGAGAAFFAAATPIPDDLVYVPLGLAKYNPKRFFIATLTGKFVLSYTIVFVSHYLGLSLVEPFLENIDDATPVYIGIIAFGAMMTAVVVLLLRLDWQRILGKFAPWTLDENNKD
- a CDS encoding ABC transporter ATP-binding protein produces the protein MAFLTVNGLTSRYDSSKGPVYAVEDVDFTLEDGESIGIAGESACGKSTLGLSIIRMLAGGKTQGKIHFDENSILDVDENTFEKTFRWKKISMVFQGAMNSLDPVFTINDQFLEILKQHNFDGDSKQVIADAMNSVNLDVNVLKKYPHELSGGMKQRVVIAMALLLKPKFVIADEPTTALDVLIQAQIINLLKSLKKSGMSFMLITHDLAVLSEIADKIGIMYGGQIVEFGSSQEIYKNPKHPYTQGLLQSIPTLKGNKPTYIKGIPPSLLDAPTQCRFIDRCPLAVEKCKQLPPKFKTKTGYVQCWLYEDK
- a CDS encoding transcription elongation factor NusA, whose product is MKLPICGFDAKNAILCPQCESKVESGEITQADVDASIVLAKIAKSNNEIENFTLYSCKEFQGNFVLSLAKNDIMIIRQSRTLYRLLQDQFKGKIWLVEADETDKRFIEDLFFPTKVLSINSVWAPGGVQKTKAVISGKWTPRFPIDTEKVVEIVRNARNLDIEIEFEDKGRK